A stretch of Microbulbifer bruguierae DNA encodes these proteins:
- a CDS encoding efflux RND transporter permease subunit, protein MRFNLSEWALKNRPLVLYAMLILSLMGALSYTQLGQSEDPPFTFKVMVVNTQWPGASAEEVSRQITERIEKKLMETGDYERITSFSRPGQSQVMFVARDSMRSAEIPDLWYQVRKKVGDIRHTLPPDIQGPFFNDEFGTTFGNIYALTGEGFDYALLKDYADRLQLSLQRVDDVGKVEFLGLQDERIWVEISNAKLASLGIPLAAVQSALQAQNQMAEAGFVEAVSDRVRIRVSGQFQSEEEIRQFPIYANGHTLTLGDFARVERGFSDPPQPRMRFMGEDAIGIAVSMKAGGDILQLGERLDTAVAELQQDLPLGLELRKVSDQPAAVKSGVGEFVKVLVEALIIVMLVSFFSLGFRTGLVVALSIPLVLAMTFALMNYFNIGLHKISLGALVLALGLMVDDAIIAVEMMAIKMEQGFSRLKAAGFAWTSTAFPMLTGTLITAAGFLPIATAQSGTGEYTRSIFQVVTLSLLASWIAAVIFVPYLGNRLLPEHGAQTSHVDPYQKPFYQRFRQVLQWCLRYRKTVLLLTVMVFVGALMLFRFVPQQFFPSSARLELMVDLKLNEGASLRATEEEAMRLEKLLSQHPQVENYVAYVGTGSPRFYLPLDQQLPAASFAQFVVLTRNIEEREAVRQWLIATLSEQFPAVRTRISRLENGPPVGYPVQFRVSGEHIPEIRRIAREVADIVRGNDAVANVHLDWEEPSKVVNLDVDQARARQMGVSSAALSQALQGSLSGAAVGQYREDNELIAVTVRGEEQERQALAQLGNLAVQTDRGDALPLNQVATLDYAFEEGVIWHRDRLPTVTVRADIYGTQQPATVVAEIWPQLESLRAELPPGYLLEIGGSVEESGRGQKSVNAGMPLFLLVVFTLLMLQLRSFSLSTMVFLTAPLGIIGVTLFLLLFNKPFGFVAMLGTIALAGMIMRNSVILVDQIEQDKREGLTPWDAIVESTVRRFRPIVLTALTAVLAMIPLSRSDFFGPMAVAIMGGLIVATALTLLFLPALYAAWFRVKER, encoded by the coding sequence ATGCGATTCAATCTTTCCGAGTGGGCACTGAAAAACCGTCCGCTGGTGCTCTACGCCATGCTCATACTGAGCCTGATGGGCGCATTGTCGTACACCCAATTGGGGCAGAGCGAGGACCCACCGTTTACCTTCAAGGTGATGGTGGTGAATACCCAGTGGCCTGGGGCCAGCGCCGAGGAGGTCTCCCGCCAGATTACCGAGCGCATCGAAAAGAAACTGATGGAGACGGGCGACTACGAGCGCATCACCTCATTCTCGCGTCCCGGTCAGTCACAAGTAATGTTTGTGGCACGCGACAGTATGCGTTCTGCAGAAATTCCCGACCTCTGGTATCAGGTACGGAAAAAGGTCGGCGATATCCGCCACACCCTGCCACCGGATATCCAGGGGCCATTTTTCAACGATGAGTTTGGCACCACTTTCGGCAATATTTATGCACTCACCGGCGAGGGTTTTGACTATGCGCTGTTGAAGGATTACGCCGACCGCCTGCAGCTGTCACTGCAACGGGTAGACGACGTGGGCAAAGTGGAATTCCTCGGCCTGCAGGACGAACGGATCTGGGTGGAAATATCCAATGCCAAGCTGGCCTCGCTGGGCATCCCCCTCGCCGCCGTGCAGTCCGCGCTGCAGGCGCAGAATCAGATGGCGGAAGCGGGCTTTGTGGAAGCGGTATCAGACCGTGTGCGTATCCGGGTCAGCGGCCAGTTCCAGAGCGAGGAGGAAATCCGCCAGTTCCCGATTTATGCCAACGGACACACCCTTACCCTGGGAGATTTTGCCCGCGTCGAACGTGGCTTCAGCGACCCGCCCCAGCCACGCATGCGCTTTATGGGGGAGGACGCCATCGGCATCGCGGTGTCCATGAAAGCCGGCGGCGATATTCTGCAGTTGGGCGAGCGGCTGGATACGGCAGTCGCTGAGCTGCAGCAGGATCTTCCACTGGGGCTTGAGCTGCGCAAGGTCTCCGACCAGCCGGCCGCGGTGAAAAGCGGCGTGGGCGAATTCGTCAAGGTCCTCGTGGAAGCGCTCATCATTGTGATGCTGGTGAGTTTTTTCTCCCTGGGGTTCCGCACCGGTCTGGTGGTGGCGCTGTCGATTCCACTGGTGCTGGCGATGACCTTCGCACTGATGAACTATTTCAATATCGGCCTGCATAAAATTTCTCTCGGCGCCCTGGTGCTGGCACTCGGCCTGATGGTGGACGACGCCATCATCGCGGTGGAAATGATGGCGATCAAAATGGAGCAGGGCTTCTCCCGCCTGAAAGCGGCAGGCTTTGCCTGGACCAGCACGGCTTTCCCCATGTTGACCGGCACCCTGATTACCGCCGCGGGCTTTCTGCCCATTGCCACCGCCCAATCCGGTACCGGCGAATACACCCGCTCGATTTTCCAGGTGGTCACCCTGTCGCTGCTGGCGTCATGGATAGCCGCGGTGATTTTTGTTCCCTATCTCGGCAACCGCCTATTGCCGGAACACGGCGCACAAACCAGCCACGTCGACCCCTACCAGAAACCGTTTTACCAGCGCTTCCGCCAGGTCCTGCAATGGTGCCTGCGCTACCGCAAAACCGTACTTCTGCTTACAGTCATGGTGTTTGTCGGTGCGCTCATGCTGTTCCGCTTTGTACCGCAGCAGTTCTTCCCCTCTTCCGCACGCCTGGAACTGATGGTGGACCTGAAGCTGAATGAAGGTGCTTCTCTGCGGGCCACGGAAGAGGAAGCCATGCGTCTGGAAAAGTTGCTGTCGCAACATCCGCAGGTGGAAAACTATGTAGCCTATGTGGGCACTGGTTCCCCACGCTTTTACCTGCCACTGGACCAGCAACTGCCGGCAGCGAGTTTCGCGCAATTTGTTGTGCTGACCCGCAATATCGAGGAGCGAGAGGCGGTACGCCAATGGCTGATTGCCACCCTGAGCGAGCAGTTCCCCGCGGTGCGCACGCGTATATCCCGCCTGGAAAACGGGCCGCCGGTAGGCTACCCGGTGCAGTTCCGGGTATCAGGAGAACATATCCCCGAGATACGCCGCATCGCCCGCGAGGTGGCGGACATTGTCCGCGGCAATGACGCTGTGGCCAATGTACACCTGGACTGGGAAGAACCCAGCAAGGTGGTGAACCTGGACGTGGACCAGGCACGTGCGCGGCAAATGGGTGTAAGCAGTGCGGCGCTTTCCCAGGCTCTGCAGGGGTCGCTCTCCGGTGCCGCGGTGGGCCAGTACCGGGAAGACAACGAGCTGATTGCGGTGACCGTGCGCGGCGAGGAACAGGAGCGTCAGGCACTGGCGCAGCTTGGCAACCTCGCGGTGCAGACCGACCGCGGAGACGCCCTGCCACTGAATCAGGTGGCAACACTGGATTACGCATTCGAGGAAGGGGTCATCTGGCACCGCGACCGCTTGCCGACGGTAACCGTGCGCGCGGATATTTACGGTACCCAGCAACCGGCAACCGTAGTAGCCGAAATCTGGCCACAGCTGGAGAGTCTGCGCGCCGAATTGCCTCCGGGCTACCTGCTCGAAATCGGTGGCAGTGTTGAAGAATCTGGGCGCGGACAAAAATCCGTCAACGCCGGTATGCCGCTGTTCCTGCTGGTGGTATTTACGCTGTTGATGCTGCAATTACGCAGTTTTTCCCTCTCCACCATGGTGTTTCTGACTGCTCCACTGGGAATTATCGGCGTCACCCTGTTCCTGTTACTGTTCAATAAGCCGTTCGGCTTCGTAGCCATGCTCGGCACCATTGCCCTGGCCGGGATGATCATGCGCAACTCGGTGATTCTGGTAGATCAGATCGAGCAGGATAAACGGGAGGGGCTCACTCCCTGGGACGCGATTGTGGAGTCTACCGTGCGCCGCTTCCGCCCCATTGTGCTGACCGCTCTCACTGCCGTACTGGCGATGATCCCGCTTTCGCGCAGTGATTTTTTTGGCCCCATGGCGGTGGCCATCATGGGTGGACTGATTGTCGCCACGGCGCTGACACTGCTGTTTTTGCCGGCGCTGTATGCGGCGTGGTTTCGGGTCAAGGAACGGTAA
- a CDS encoding efflux RND transporter periplasmic adaptor subunit, protein MYRFPPPHIAHPKRFLRLAGLIAALVLSACTPPDTSAIKPPRPAIVVHPVVAGEQLAVYPGEVRARHEPTLAFRVGGAVTRRLVEAGDRVKRGQSLAELDSEDLLLQRDAAHAQLQAAETEKRNAANELTRYRELLARKLIGESQFDVVHTRHETSIAQLERARAQWKVASNQADYTVLKAPRDGVIARRMIDAGQVVSAGQAAFVLAADGEREVRIDIPEQQVDQFAVGQPVNIELWSNPGTPFAGQVREISPAAEAGLRTFEARVAFDNNAANAQPGQSARVFARTGFAEKSAAGHPSIQLPMAAITADENQAHVWKLDPEKFTLHKASVRVIRFGEDTAEVIADLTPQDWIVAAGTQLVSEGQQVRPVDRRNRPIELENSVAKSF, encoded by the coding sequence ATGTACCGCTTCCCACCCCCTCATATTGCTCACCCCAAGCGGTTCCTGCGGCTTGCAGGCCTGATCGCGGCCCTGGTCCTGAGCGCCTGCACGCCGCCGGATACCAGCGCGATCAAACCGCCCCGCCCCGCTATTGTGGTGCACCCGGTGGTCGCCGGCGAGCAACTGGCAGTCTACCCCGGCGAAGTGCGTGCCCGGCATGAACCCACACTGGCATTCCGGGTCGGCGGCGCAGTAACCCGGCGGCTGGTGGAAGCGGGAGACCGGGTAAAGCGGGGGCAGTCCCTGGCCGAGCTGGATTCAGAGGACCTGCTGCTGCAGCGGGACGCGGCGCACGCGCAGCTACAGGCGGCGGAAACGGAAAAGCGCAATGCGGCCAATGAACTGACCCGCTACCGGGAACTGCTGGCCCGCAAGTTGATCGGCGAATCCCAGTTTGATGTAGTTCATACCCGGCATGAAACCAGTATCGCGCAGCTTGAGCGCGCCCGCGCCCAGTGGAAGGTAGCGAGCAATCAGGCAGATTACACGGTACTCAAAGCGCCCCGCGACGGCGTGATCGCTCGCCGTATGATCGACGCCGGTCAGGTAGTCAGTGCCGGACAGGCGGCGTTCGTACTCGCCGCTGACGGTGAGCGGGAAGTACGCATCGATATTCCAGAGCAGCAAGTCGACCAGTTCGCGGTGGGGCAGCCGGTCAATATTGAACTCTGGTCGAATCCCGGTACCCCGTTTGCCGGGCAGGTGCGGGAAATCTCTCCCGCTGCAGAAGCGGGTCTGCGCACCTTTGAGGCGCGGGTGGCGTTCGACAACAATGCGGCCAATGCACAACCGGGACAGAGTGCGCGGGTGTTTGCACGTACCGGATTCGCAGAAAAATCCGCGGCAGGCCACCCATCCATACAATTGCCTATGGCCGCCATTACCGCTGACGAAAACCAGGCCCATGTATGGAAGCTGGACCCGGAAAAATTCACCCTGCACAAAGCCAGCGTGCGAGTTATCCGCTTTGGCGAGGACACCGCGGAAGTTATCGCAGACCTGACGCCGCAGGACTGGATCGTCGCCGCCGGAACCCAACTGGTAAGCGAAGGGCAACAGGTGCGCCCAGTGGACCGTCGCAACCGCCCGATTGAGCTGGAAAACTCCGTGGCCAAGAGCTTCTGA
- a CDS encoding TetR/AcrR family transcriptional regulator, with amino-acid sequence MSEPISSPVTSSPAVNAGRGRPKDPAKRQAILDAAKNLFLAHGFTGTSMDAVASEAGVSKLTVYNHFSDKETLFTSAIEAKCANVMPVVMFNLEPGAAAAEMLQKIGEAFLQMLYHEDTLKLMRLISAVGSQDQTMANLFFEAGPMRTRGEMIRFLSRARDLGQLQVHDPHRASELFFGMLQGGCTHIQIMLGCSEPPSTQEIAAHVAEVVRVFIRAYQPS; translated from the coding sequence ATGAGCGAACCGATTTCTTCTCCTGTAACTTCCTCTCCCGCAGTCAATGCCGGCCGAGGTCGTCCGAAAGACCCCGCCAAGCGACAGGCGATTCTGGATGCCGCCAAGAATCTGTTCCTGGCTCACGGGTTTACCGGCACCAGTATGGATGCGGTGGCCTCGGAAGCGGGTGTCTCCAAGCTGACGGTCTACAACCACTTTTCCGACAAGGAGACGCTGTTTACTTCCGCCATTGAGGCCAAGTGCGCAAATGTGATGCCGGTGGTGATGTTCAACCTCGAGCCGGGAGCGGCCGCGGCAGAGATGCTGCAGAAGATCGGTGAGGCGTTTCTGCAGATGCTGTATCACGAGGACACACTGAAGCTGATGCGCCTGATCAGTGCTGTTGGCTCGCAGGACCAGACCATGGCCAACCTTTTTTTCGAGGCCGGCCCTATGCGCACCCGCGGTGAAATGATCCGCTTTCTCAGCCGTGCTCGGGATCTGGGGCAGCTTCAGGTTCATGACCCCCATCGTGCGTCTGAACTGTTCTTTGGCATGTTGCAGGGCGGCTGCACACATATCCAGATCATGCTGGGTTGCAGCGAGCCGCCTTCTACTCAGGAAATTGCCGCGCATGTGGCGGAAGTGGTGCGGGTTTTCATCCGCGCCTATCAGCCCTCCTGA
- a CDS encoding ABC transporter permease: MNVHGIRAIYKFEMDRTRRTLMQSIAWPVISTCLYFIVFGTAIGGRLGEIEGVSYGAFIIPGLIMLSLLSESISNASFGIFFPKFSGTIYEVLSAPVSAFEVVAGYVGAAATKSVIIGLLILITARFFVDYDIAHPIWMIGFLILTAVTFSMFGFIIGVWADDFQKLQIIPLMVITPLTFLGGAFYSINMLPEFWQKVTLFNPVVYLISGFRWAFYGVADVNVGISLTMTLLFLFACMGAVWWIFRTGYKIRN, encoded by the coding sequence ATGAACGTTCACGGCATCCGCGCCATTTACAAATTTGAAATGGACCGTACCCGGCGCACCCTTATGCAAAGTATTGCCTGGCCGGTGATTTCCACCTGCCTGTACTTTATTGTGTTCGGTACCGCCATCGGCGGACGACTCGGCGAGATCGAGGGGGTCAGTTACGGAGCCTTTATCATTCCCGGGCTGATCATGCTTTCGCTGTTATCGGAAAGTATTTCCAACGCGTCGTTTGGCATTTTCTTCCCGAAATTTTCCGGCACCATTTACGAGGTACTCTCCGCACCGGTATCCGCATTCGAAGTTGTCGCCGGTTACGTTGGCGCAGCAGCCACCAAGTCTGTGATTATCGGCCTGCTGATCCTGATCACCGCGCGTTTTTTTGTGGACTACGACATCGCCCATCCCATCTGGATGATCGGCTTCCTCATTTTGACGGCGGTTACCTTCAGCATGTTCGGCTTTATCATCGGCGTATGGGCGGATGACTTCCAGAAACTGCAGATCATCCCGCTGATGGTGATCACCCCGCTGACTTTTCTCGGCGGTGCCTTCTACTCCATCAATATGCTGCCGGAATTCTGGCAGAAGGTGACCCTGTTCAACCCGGTTGTGTACTTGATCAGTGGCTTCCGCTGGGCATTTTACGGAGTTGCCGATGTGAATGTGGGTATCAGCCTGACAATGACATTGCTATTTTTGTTCGCATGTATGGGAGCGGTTTGGTGGATTTTCCGTACTGGTTACAAGATTCGCAACTGA
- a CDS encoding ABC transporter ATP-binding protein: MQPIISIQDVGKTYAGGFTALKSVDLDIKRGEIFALLGPNGAGKTTLISIICGIVNPTSGNVTADGHDIQREFRAARSKIGLVPQELSTDSFESVWATVNFSRGLFGKAPDPAHIEKVLRQLSLWEKKDSKIMALSGGMKRRVMIAKALSHEPSILFLDEPTAGVDVELRRDMWEMVRGLRESGVTVILTTHYIEEAEEMADRIGVINRGELVLVEDKHTLMRKLGKKQLAIQLQSPVQALPEPLNAFALEVTDDGNQLIYTFDTQHEHTGIADLLRALNQHGIEFKDLHSSESSLEEIFVNLVHQNQSERHQAG, encoded by the coding sequence GTGCAACCGATCATTTCCATTCAGGACGTCGGTAAAACCTACGCTGGTGGTTTTACCGCACTCAAATCCGTCGACCTCGACATCAAGCGCGGCGAAATATTCGCCCTGCTCGGCCCCAATGGCGCCGGTAAAACCACGCTGATCAGTATCATCTGCGGCATCGTCAATCCAACCAGCGGCAACGTCACCGCCGACGGCCACGATATCCAGCGGGAATTCCGCGCTGCACGCAGCAAGATTGGTCTGGTGCCCCAGGAACTGTCCACCGACTCCTTCGAGAGCGTGTGGGCCACGGTGAATTTCAGTCGCGGTCTGTTTGGCAAGGCGCCAGATCCCGCGCACATCGAAAAGGTCCTGCGTCAATTGTCGTTGTGGGAGAAAAAAGACAGCAAAATCATGGCGCTATCCGGTGGTATGAAGCGCCGGGTGATGATTGCCAAAGCCCTGTCCCACGAACCTTCCATCCTGTTTCTCGACGAGCCCACCGCAGGCGTGGACGTAGAACTGCGCCGGGATATGTGGGAAATGGTGCGCGGACTGCGCGAGAGCGGTGTAACCGTGATTCTCACCACCCACTACATCGAAGAAGCCGAGGAAATGGCGGACCGTATCGGTGTGATCAATCGCGGCGAACTGGTGCTGGTGGAAGACAAGCACACACTCATGCGCAAGCTGGGCAAAAAGCAGCTGGCAATTCAACTGCAGAGCCCGGTCCAGGCACTGCCGGAACCCTTAAACGCATTCGCGCTGGAAGTTACAGACGATGGCAACCAGCTGATCTACACCTTCGATACACAGCACGAACACACCGGAATTGCCGACCTGTTACGCGCACTGAACCAGCATGGGATCGAGTTTAAGGACCTGCACTCCAGCGAGAGTTCACTGGAAGAAATTTTCGTCAATCTGGTGCACCAGAACCAGAGCGAACGCCATCAGGCCGGATGA
- a CDS encoding dienelactone hydrolase family protein has translation MHTEDIEYTIDGESFTGYLAYDDSIEGKRPAILLVHEWWGLNDFTREEAERLAAEGYTAFALDMYGTGVGADNPTDAAALMNKTIATEGAPLKRFQAALDLINAHETVEAGQVAAQGYCFGGAVALTMARLGLPLKGVVSFHGALQTDIKFNPGDVKAQIQVYTGGDDDMIPAQDVANFVQEMQNGGVRFDVISYPGAKHGFTNPAATGRGEKFGIPLAYNEDAANDAYEGAIAFYSKIFGGFGE, from the coding sequence ATGCACACAGAAGATATCGAATACACCATCGACGGCGAATCCTTTACCGGTTACCTGGCCTATGACGACAGCATTGAAGGTAAACGTCCCGCCATTCTTCTGGTGCATGAATGGTGGGGATTGAACGACTTTACCCGCGAAGAAGCTGAGCGCCTCGCCGCCGAAGGTTACACTGCCTTTGCCCTCGACATGTACGGCACCGGTGTGGGCGCCGACAACCCCACAGACGCCGCTGCCCTGATGAATAAAACCATCGCAACCGAAGGTGCACCCCTGAAGCGCTTCCAGGCTGCCCTCGACCTGATCAATGCCCACGAAACCGTAGAAGCCGGCCAGGTAGCCGCGCAGGGCTACTGCTTTGGCGGAGCCGTCGCCCTCACCATGGCACGGCTGGGCCTGCCGCTGAAAGGTGTGGTCAGCTTCCACGGTGCGCTGCAGACTGACATCAAATTCAATCCCGGTGACGTCAAGGCACAGATCCAGGTCTACACCGGTGGTGACGACGACATGATTCCCGCGCAGGACGTGGCCAACTTCGTACAGGAAATGCAAAACGGAGGCGTGCGCTTTGATGTAATCAGCTACCCGGGTGCCAAGCACGGTTTCACCAATCCTGCCGCTACCGGCCGGGGTGAAAAATTCGGTATCCCCCTCGCTTATAACGAAGACGCCGCCAACGACGCCTACGAAGGCGCGATTGCGTTCTACAGCAAAATCTTTGGCGGTTTCGGCGAATAA
- the trmH gene encoding tRNA (guanosine(18)-2'-O)-methyltransferase TrmH gives MSRSRYEKFKQVLCQRQHDMTLLTDQVHKGQNISAMLRTADAVGIPEIHMVQPSYGHLLYHNTAGGSGRFTGNAVYPDIETGMAELKRRGMHLYAAHWSERAIDFRAADYTRPFALIMGAEKHGLSDYAAEHADNHVTIPIIGMVESYNVSVAAAIILQEAMRQRQNAGLYDNKTLDEEDPAIKDILFRWMHPKMVKYCEKHGLPFPELDEDGDIIPPKDPRYRQPSL, from the coding sequence ATGAGCCGCAGCCGTTACGAGAAATTCAAACAGGTGCTATGCCAGCGCCAGCACGACATGACCCTGCTCACCGACCAGGTGCACAAAGGCCAGAATATCTCCGCCATGCTGCGCACTGCCGATGCCGTCGGCATCCCCGAAATCCACATGGTGCAGCCCAGCTACGGCCACCTGCTCTATCACAACACCGCCGGCGGCAGCGGCCGCTTCACCGGTAATGCTGTCTACCCGGATATTGAAACCGGCATGGCCGAGCTCAAACGTCGCGGCATGCACCTCTACGCCGCCCACTGGTCCGAGCGCGCCATCGACTTCCGCGCGGCAGATTACACCCGACCTTTCGCGCTGATCATGGGCGCCGAAAAACATGGATTGAGTGACTATGCCGCCGAGCACGCCGACAACCATGTGACTATCCCCATCATCGGTATGGTGGAAAGCTACAACGTCAGCGTCGCCGCCGCGATCATCCTGCAGGAAGCCATGCGCCAGCGGCAGAACGCCGGGCTTTATGACAACAAAACCCTCGACGAGGAAGATCCGGCAATCAAAGACATCCTGTTCCGCTGGATGCACCCGAAGATGGTCAAGTATTGCGAGAAACACGGCTTGCCATTTCCTGAGCTGGATGAGGACGGGGATATCATTCCGCCAAAAGATCCAAGATACCGCCAACCCAGTCTGTAA
- a CDS encoding antibiotic biosynthesis monooxygenase family protein — protein MILEVAILDVIPGEAEKFEHAFSTAQKIISSMPGYISHQLQKCLEKDNRYILLVNWEKLEDHTEGFRKSPEYQDWKALLHHFYEPFPEVEHYVRVGL, from the coding sequence ATGATTCTTGAAGTTGCCATTCTCGATGTAATACCGGGCGAAGCTGAAAAATTCGAACACGCCTTTTCCACGGCCCAGAAAATCATTTCCTCTATGCCCGGCTACATCAGTCATCAACTACAGAAATGCCTGGAAAAAGACAACCGTTACATTCTTCTGGTCAATTGGGAGAAACTGGAAGACCACACCGAAGGCTTTCGAAAATCTCCCGAATATCAGGACTGGAAAGCGCTGCTCCACCACTTCTATGAGCCATTTCCTGAAGTGGAACACTACGTACGAGTCGGACTGTAA
- a CDS encoding MFS transporter, whose amino-acid sequence MEDSNTLTNESVDTSDDAPDAREQRGNLWRLTIAQALSGANSIIVYATGAIVGNMLAPSPLLATLPISLFVVGMAVCILPAGAIAGRYGRRTAFLAGTGAGVLTGILSMFAMMAGWFWLFCAATFLGGAYAAVVLSFRFAAADAVAPQRKAKALSMVMAGGVVSGVIGPQLVNWTMHMWPEPLYVATFLAQAVVAAACGFILLGVRLPVPTAAEKAGGRPLAVILRQPQFIAAVTCGAVTYTLMNFIMTAAPLAMYLHGHSHESSNLGLQWHVIAMYAPSFFTGTLITRFGAGRITALGLLLTGISAVIGLWGAEVIHFWGTLIVLGIGWNFGFLGASALVMECHRPEEKTRVQSFNDFIVFTLMAVASFASGGILSAYGWNAVLAVSFTPLALAAIAMFITMCKNNPEANYDS is encoded by the coding sequence ATGGAAGACAGTAACACGCTGACAAATGAGTCTGTTGATACATCGGACGATGCACCAGATGCTCGCGAGCAACGCGGCAACCTCTGGCGGTTAACCATCGCGCAGGCATTGTCTGGTGCGAATTCCATAATCGTCTATGCAACCGGTGCCATTGTCGGCAATATGCTCGCACCCTCGCCGCTGCTGGCAACCCTGCCCATCTCCTTGTTTGTTGTCGGTATGGCGGTGTGTATTCTTCCCGCCGGAGCAATTGCCGGGCGCTATGGTCGCCGCACGGCTTTTCTGGCCGGGACTGGCGCCGGGGTGCTGACCGGTATTCTGTCGATGTTCGCCATGATGGCGGGATGGTTCTGGCTGTTCTGCGCCGCTACCTTTTTGGGCGGTGCCTATGCGGCCGTTGTGCTGTCTTTCCGTTTCGCCGCGGCAGATGCGGTGGCTCCCCAGCGCAAGGCCAAGGCGCTGTCGATGGTAATGGCCGGAGGCGTGGTCTCCGGGGTAATCGGTCCCCAACTGGTGAACTGGACCATGCATATGTGGCCAGAGCCGCTATATGTTGCCACCTTCCTGGCACAGGCGGTCGTGGCCGCCGCTTGTGGGTTTATTCTGCTCGGTGTCCGGCTGCCCGTGCCCACCGCCGCGGAAAAGGCCGGCGGGCGTCCGCTTGCGGTCATTCTTCGGCAACCACAATTTATTGCCGCGGTCACTTGTGGCGCCGTTACCTACACACTCATGAACTTCATCATGACCGCCGCCCCCCTCGCTATGTATTTGCACGGGCACTCTCACGAATCGTCCAACCTCGGCCTGCAATGGCATGTCATCGCCATGTACGCCCCCAGTTTTTTCACCGGGACACTCATAACCCGCTTCGGCGCCGGGCGAATCACGGCACTGGGTCTTCTGCTTACCGGAATCTCCGCGGTTATCGGCCTCTGGGGCGCTGAAGTCATTCACTTCTGGGGCACGTTGATTGTGCTCGGCATCGGCTGGAATTTCGGTTTCCTCGGTGCCTCGGCGCTGGTGATGGAATGCCACAGGCCGGAAGAAAAAACCCGCGTCCAGTCCTTTAATGATTTTATCGTTTTCACCTTGATGGCCGTCGCCTCCTTCGCCTCCGGCGGCATCCTGAGTGCTTACGGATGGAATGCGGTACTCGCCGTTTCATTCACCCCACTGGCACTGGCCGCCATCGCCATGTTCATCACCATGTGCAAAAATAACCCGGAGGCAAACTATGATTCTTGA